Proteins from one Bombyx mori chromosome 1, ASM3026992v2 genomic window:
- the LOC110386422 gene encoding uncharacterized protein LOC110386422, with protein MIKMLFHVFVLFSLLIVGEAINRSVYKIILIQKGYAQFLQYDVETPPLKEFTFCSWIRVYKTNGDQTIFTYVANGNNRIVRLCLDSGGRNLKLSIDGRVTSSTAVDIVKDAWKHICLSYQSDYGAWALYVDSRLVSCEAAQSLYGHVLPGGGSIIVGYGTADNGSSNGLEGEIFGVNMILASTIEKNYTNKNDPQHTQKPFSKNKLKTQHRNNYIILGDLQTDEIHNNFENTPFQPVVTNETKSFIKFRTPYSFVEHEVGVNLTPTKTDSDTSKEIFYFKLPNHSRSTTKNPMNFWNFVNDAGHAGKFKTTTKTLSRTEQSVTGTHELPIISEFETPPPLIPPKQKLKSQLFEVEKPPLSFYKINDDSSIRNKNSSYSKYLNTISEVETPPPVQKNTKVYGQWTSSKFAGSVLNYLKSINFYNREHKKVPSTIPLIKLSDSFPYPSELKITKLRPPPQFQRRNLVERRFDTNKKNAQINVQILEDDLRSSIIKTHAMTQPKQVKITSRGTSKKNKEHRFYRNVDDQNSDESSNSVEEVLKPQPFSLPKNTKSLKYSPQVTLQHNNLLTILPFLKSLEYFFEDSQNTESKRVEDMYTKSLSNGNKWHNVKTYSNDFTPRQINMDSDGKSGFDKKISAFNKKYPSALVKYRNQNHKLDKNEEATLLKGRELAVEVSNQSDSNKNSISILKYNHGFLPEHEKKVKISDKLNLVISGNSKARINNNFNKNVKLGNALNERNVIGVDEEQKKKSFVGGDETVPDINRYRSDLDKESVRIPGSLGPRVCKNVELYDRVLYVQPDESIDMTHILSPVRAKNVGIEFIVQNYKKCSMVDSTMNNNEMLFIDWNKTPVRLFGGAHTKTTTDLCGFF; from the exons ATGATCAA aaTGCTGTTTCACGTTTTTGTGCTCTTCAGTTTGTTAATTGTCGGGGAAGCAATTAACAGATCCGTTTACAAGATAATTCTCATTCAGAAGGGTTACGCTCAG TTTCTGCAGTATGACGTCGAAACACCCCCATTGAAAGAGTTTACCTTTTGCTCTTGGATTCGTGTTTACAAGACAAACGGTGATCAAACAATTTTTACCTACGTTG CAAACGGTAACAATCGTATCGTTAGGCTCTGTTTGGATTCTGGCGGCCGTAACTTGAAGCTATCTATTGACGGTAGAGTCACGTCTAGCACCGCTGTTGACATAGTAAAAGATGCCTGGAAACACATATGTCTGTCTTATCAATCGGACTACGGAGCTTGGGCCTTGTACGTTGATTCCAGGCTTGTTTCTTGCGAGGCAGCACAAAGC CTTTATGGTCATGTACTCCCAGGAGGTGGAAGTATTATTGTGGGATACGGCACCGCTGACAATG GGTCATCAAATGGTTTAGAAGGTGAAATTTTTGGCGTGAATATGATTCTTGCTTCAACTATCGAAAAAAATTATACGAATAAAAATGACCCACAACACACGCAGAAACCTTTTTCCAAAAACAAGCTAAAAACTCAACATCGTAATAACTACATCATTCTTGGAGATCTACAAACTGATGAAATTCACAACAATTTCGAAAATACTCCTTTTCAGCCAGTAGTCACCAATGAAacaaaaagttttataaaattcaGGACTCCTTATAGTTTCGTTGAACATGAAGTCGGTGTTAATTTAACACCCACTAAAACAGACAGCGATACTTCTaaagaaattttttattttaaattacccAATCATTCTAGGTCTACAACAAAAAATCCAATGAATTTTTGGAATTTCGTCAATGACGCTGGTCATGCCGGAAAATTTAAAACTACCACAAAAACATTAAGTAGAACCGAACAATCCGTAACTGGAACTCATGAATTGCCAATTATATCAGAATTTGAAACTCCACCCCCGCTGATCCCTCCGAAGCAAAAATTGAAATCTCAATTATTTGAAGTTGAAAAGCCACCATTatctttttataaaataaacgatGATTCCAGTATTCGAAATAAAAACTCTAGCTACAGTAAATATCTGAATACGATATCAGAAGTTGAAACGCCTCCACCAGTTCAAAAGAATACAAAAGTTTATGGTCAATGGACGAGTTCAAAATTTGCTGGCagtgtattaaattatttgaaaagtattaatttttataatagagAACATAAAAAAGTGCCATCAACGATACCTCTAATAAAGTTATCCGATTCGTTTCCCTATCCTTcagaattaaaaataactaaattgCGGCCACCTCCACAATTTCAGCGGCGTAATTTGGTTGAAAGAAGATtcgatacaaataaaaaaaatgctcaaATTAATGTACAAATACTTGAAGATGACTTGAGAAGTAGTATAATCAAGACTCATGCGATGACTCAACCTAAACAAGTAAAAATTACAAGTCGAGGTACATCTAAGAAAAACAAAGAGCACAGATTCTACAGAAATGTTGATGATCAAAATAGTGATGAAAGTAGTAATAGTGTTGAAGAAGTCTTGAAACCACAACCGTTTTCTTTACCGAAAAATACAAAAAGTCTTAAATATTCACCACAAGTCACGCTTCAACACAATAATCTCCTAACCATATTACCTTTTTTAAAATCACTAGAATATTTCTTTGAAGATTCACAAAATACCGAGTCAAAAAGAGTTGAAGATATGTATACAAAAAGTTTATCAAACGGGAACAAATGGCACAATGTAAAGACTTACAGCAACGATTTTACACCGCGACAAATCAATATGGATTCTGATGGAAAATCTGGGTTCGACAAAAAGATTTCTGCTTTCAATAAAAAGTATCCATCGGCCCTGGTTAAATATAGAAATCAAAATCACAAACTTGATAAAAACGAGGAAGCAACCCTTCTGAAAGGACGTGAATTGGCTGTGGAAGTATCAAACCAGTCTGAttctaataaaaattcaatatccATACTTAAATATAATCACGGTTTTCTTCCCGAACACGAGAAGAAAGTTAAAATCTCTGATAAACTTAATTTAGTGATATCCGGGAACTCGAAAGCCCGGATCAACAATAACTTCAATAAAAACGTTAAATTAGGCAACGCGTTGAATGAACGTAATGTTATTGGCGTAGATGAAGAACAGAAGAAAAAGAGTTTCGTTGGGGGTGACGAAACAGTTCCTGATATAAATAGGTATAGATCAGATTTAGACAAGGAAAGCGTGAGGATTCCTGGATCTTTAGGACCGAGAGTATGTAAAAACGTGGAATTATATGATCGTGTACTATACGTTCAACCAGATGAAAGTATTGACATGACGCATATTTTGTCCCCTGTCAGGGCTAAGAATGTTGGCATAGAATTTATAGTACAGAACTACAAAAAATGTTCAATGGTCGATTCAACGATGAACAACAACGAAATGCTTTTTATTGATTGGAATAAAACTCCAGTTAGATTGTTTGGTGGGGCTCATACAAAAACTACTACAGATCTTTGTGGATTCTtctaa